One region of Vigna angularis cultivar LongXiaoDou No.4 chromosome 10, ASM1680809v1, whole genome shotgun sequence genomic DNA includes:
- the LOC108335462 gene encoding uncharacterized protein LOC108335462 — MKGSNKSNKKEKKTKIEDEVEEMLQAAQDQILLNLSQAHIAGASSSTLNPNPGTTTGLDLDLDLERRFQALKMKTKPNPKQQEQQNQDLSVRFDALKAKSSNSNLNFNSDSNYCKYEEESEDDEETQVQKLIEWAKDAARLDPSPPSDDDELH; from the coding sequence ATGAAAGGAAGCAACAAGAGTAataagaaggagaagaagacgaagatagaagatgaagttgaagaaatGTTGCAGGCAGCGCAAGATCAGATTCTGTTGAATCTCTCCCAAGCCCACATCGCCGGTGCCTCTTCTTCCACTCTAAATCCGAATCCGGGTACGACTACGGGTCTAGATCTGGATCTTGATCTGGAGCGTCGATTTCAAGCCCTGAAAATGAAAACCAAACCTAACCCCAAACAACAAGAGCAGCAAAACCAAGATCTCTCCGTCAGATTTGATGCTCTCAAAGCCAAATCATCCAATTCCAATTTAAACTTCAATTCCGATTCCAATTACTGCAAATATGAAGAAGAGAGCGAAGACGACGAAGAGACTCAGGTTCAGAAACTAATCGAGTGGGCTAAGGATGCTGCGAGGCTCGATCCTTCTCCGCCCTCCGATGACGACGAGCTTCACTGA
- the LOC108336099 gene encoding U2 small nuclear ribonucleoprotein A' produces MVRLTADLIWKSPHFFNPVKERELDLRGNKIAVIENLGATEDQFDTIDLSDNEIVKLENVPYLNRLGTLIINNNRITRINPSIGEFLPKLHTLVLTNNRIVNLVEIDPLASIPKLQYLSLLDNNITKKPNYRLYVINKLKSLRVLDFKKVKNKERLEAKSLFALEDVMDEIQRLPPKPVSPAETPKVSEAAEEQQTPKVVAPTPEQITAIKAAIVNSQTLEEVARLEKALKSGQLPADIKGLNDNILLDNVTEKPEDMIHDDRGQADGESNGTQEHTNTDSTSMEQD; encoded by the exons ATGGTGAGGCTCACTGCTGATTTGATATGGAAAAGCCCTCATTTTTTCAATCCAGTTAAAGAGCGTGAGTTAGATCTTCGAG GCAACAAGATAGCTGTAATTGAAAACCTGGGTGCTACTGAG GACCAATTTGACACCATAGATTTATCTGATAACGAGATTGTCAAACTGGAGAACGTACCTTATCTTAACCGGTTGGGTACACTGATCATTAATAACAACAGGATTACTAGAATTAATCCCAGCATTGGAG AGTTCTTGCCAAAATTGCACACACTAGTTCTCACTAACAACAGAATTGTAAACTTGGTAGAAATTGACCCTTTAGCATCCATTCCAAAGCTGCAGTACCTTAGTCTGCTGGACAACAATATCACGAAGAAGCCAAATTATAGGCTTTATGTTATTAACAAACTGAAATCCCTCCGGGTTTTAGATTTcaagaaagtgaaaaataag GAACGGTTGGAAGCCAAAAGCTTGTTTGCTTTGGAAGATGTTATGGATGAAATTCAAAGGTTGCCACCCAAACCAGTTTCACCTGCTGAAACTCCAAAGGTTTCAGAAGCAGCTGAGGAACAACAAACACCAAAAGTGGTTGCTCCCACACCTGAGCAAATTACTGCTATCAAG GCTGCCATTGTGAATTCTCAGACTCTTGAGGAGGTTGCTAGACTTGAAAAG GCATTGAAGTCTGGCCAGCTTCCTGCAGATATAAAAGGCTTGAATGATAATATACTGTTGGATAATGTTACTGAAAAACCTGAAGATATGATTCATGATGACAGAGGTCAAGCTGATGGTGAATCCAATGGTACACAAGAGCATACAAATACTGATTCTACTTCAATGGAACAG